Proteins from a genomic interval of Kitasatospora kifunensis:
- a CDS encoding ammonium transporter: MTNTGDSAWLMMAAAMVLLMAPGLAFFYGGMVRTGQVIAMLKMCFGCVVLVGIIWFTVGYSLAFGKDVGGHGLIGGFDHLFMTGVGLDSRTGDTPTVIFSVFHMSFAIVTVALISGSVAGRAKMKGWLVFVCTWTLLVYVPMAHWVFAPDGWVAKQVGAVDFSGGTVVELSSGAAGLALAVVAGRRADFERQPIRPHNLPLVVIGLALLWFGWFGFNTGSSLGVPGAAAMGFVNTQFAAGSAMAGWAVTSYWRTRQVGLLDMCMGAVTGMVAMTPAAGDVTPAWAAAIGFLAGLTCAFAISWKYRFGVDDTLDVVGIHGWGGLFGMVMVGLAATGVMTGKKGLCYGGGWDLLGRQLVAVLVLGLFSFGMTALIGKAVDLTVGLRQSSAAQEHEQVYQNDWDAQFKEIADALLGGGELGGAGSGGELGGADSGETPGADASALLDQVRRMLAADPQRLRE, encoded by the coding sequence GTGACGAACACCGGGGACAGCGCCTGGCTGATGATGGCCGCCGCCATGGTGCTGCTGATGGCGCCGGGCCTGGCCTTCTTCTACGGCGGCATGGTGCGCACCGGCCAGGTCATCGCGATGCTCAAGATGTGCTTCGGCTGCGTGGTGCTGGTGGGCATCATCTGGTTCACCGTCGGCTACTCGCTCGCCTTCGGCAAGGACGTCGGCGGGCACGGGCTGATCGGCGGCTTCGACCACCTCTTCATGACGGGCGTCGGGCTCGACTCGCGCACCGGTGACACCCCCACCGTGATCTTCTCGGTGTTCCACATGTCCTTCGCCATCGTGACCGTCGCGCTGATCAGCGGCTCGGTGGCCGGACGCGCCAAGATGAAGGGCTGGCTGGTCTTCGTCTGCACCTGGACCCTGCTGGTCTACGTCCCGATGGCGCACTGGGTCTTCGCGCCGGACGGCTGGGTCGCCAAACAGGTCGGCGCGGTCGACTTCTCCGGTGGCACGGTGGTCGAACTCAGCTCCGGCGCGGCCGGGCTGGCACTGGCCGTGGTCGCCGGGCGGCGCGCGGACTTCGAACGCCAACCGATCCGGCCGCACAACCTGCCGCTGGTGGTGATCGGCCTGGCGCTGCTCTGGTTCGGCTGGTTCGGCTTCAACACCGGCTCCTCCCTGGGCGTGCCGGGTGCGGCGGCGATGGGATTCGTCAACACCCAGTTCGCCGCCGGGTCCGCCATGGCGGGCTGGGCGGTGACCAGTTACTGGCGCACCCGGCAGGTCGGGCTGCTCGACATGTGCATGGGCGCGGTCACCGGCATGGTCGCGATGACCCCGGCGGCCGGCGACGTGACACCCGCCTGGGCCGCCGCAATCGGCTTCCTGGCCGGCCTGACCTGCGCGTTCGCGATCAGCTGGAAGTACCGCTTCGGCGTGGACGACACCTTGGACGTGGTCGGCATCCACGGGTGGGGCGGGCTGTTCGGCATGGTGATGGTGGGGCTGGCGGCCACCGGCGTCATGACCGGCAAGAAGGGTCTCTGCTACGGGGGCGGCTGGGACCTGCTGGGCAGGCAGTTGGTGGCGGTGCTGGTGCTGGGGCTGTTCTCGTTCGGGATGACCGCGCTGATCGGCAAGGCGGTGGACCTGACGGTGGGTCTGCGTCAGTCGAGCGCCGCCCAGGAGCATGAGCAGGTCTACCAGAACGACTGGGACGCGCAGTTCAAGGAGATCGCGGACGCGCTGCTGGGCGGCGGGGAGCTCGGCGGGGCCGGCAGTGGTGGCGAGCTGGGCGGCGCGGACTCCGGCGAGACGCCTGGGGCGGATGCGAGTGCGCTGCTCGACCAGGTCCGCCGGATGCTGGCGGCCGATCCGCAGCGGCTGCGGGAGTAG
- a CDS encoding thioesterase II family protein produces the protein MSLLPTNFTNPTNPASAWVRPLVARPQARRRLFCFHPAGAGALLYRDWPAAIPADVEVLAILLPGREARLAEPHLTDYGQAVAQLFAAIRPLLDRPYTFFGHSMGALLAYGVAMATPRGGALAPDRLIVSGCPGPGSAPRKPGRAKWSEPELIEDLREMGGTPEEVLENPGLLELILPTLRADYAIYESFRRPTGPELECPVSILGGEDDSVSVADLERWADTTRADSSVRLFPGGHFFLTGKSTEAVLAAVTADLGVGPA, from the coding sequence ATGTCACTGCTGCCCACCAACTTCACCAACCCCACCAACCCCGCCAGCGCCTGGGTCCGCCCGCTGGTCGCTCGCCCGCAGGCCCGGCGGCGACTGTTCTGCTTCCACCCCGCCGGCGCGGGTGCCCTCCTCTACCGCGACTGGCCGGCCGCCATACCCGCCGATGTCGAGGTGCTCGCCATCCTGCTGCCGGGCCGTGAGGCACGGTTGGCCGAGCCGCACCTGACGGACTACGGGCAGGCCGTCGCGCAGCTCTTCGCGGCGATCCGGCCGCTGTTGGACCGTCCGTACACGTTCTTCGGGCACAGCATGGGCGCCCTGCTCGCCTACGGTGTTGCCATGGCAACACCGCGCGGCGGTGCACTGGCACCGGACCGGCTGATAGTGAGCGGCTGCCCGGGACCGGGTTCGGCCCCCAGGAAGCCGGGCCGGGCGAAGTGGTCCGAACCGGAGCTGATCGAGGACCTGCGCGAGATGGGCGGCACCCCCGAGGAGGTCCTGGAGAACCCGGGCCTGCTGGAGCTGATCCTGCCGACGCTGCGCGCCGACTACGCGATCTACGAGTCGTTCCGGCGCCCGACCGGTCCGGAGCTGGAGTGCCCGGTCTCGATCCTCGGCGGCGAGGACGACAGCGTGTCGGTCGCCGACCTGGAGCGTTGGGCGGACACCACCCGCGCCGACAGCTCGGTGCGGCTCTTCCCCGGCGGCCACTTCTTCCTCACCGGGAAGTCGACCGAGGCCGTGTTGGCCGCCGTCACCGCTGACCTCGGCGTCGGTCCCGCGTAG
- a CDS encoding urease accessory protein UreD, translating to MSTRLTPAHYEPTRVPAEVRRHAGRPEALGVGAPGKVGLLELGFEQRGGRTELVDHYQKSPLQIMRPLYFDPARPDLAITYLMSTGGGIVQADRLRLDLRCGAGTAVHLSTQAATRIHTMTTDYATQQVFLTAGPDSYVEYLPEPTIPYRDSRFYQRTVITADPSATVLAWETVLAGRLARGERNAYQVFAADLEWRRPDGRLFALDTVRLEPGGGASGRGAAGRGAAAAGASGVSGPAVLGGHDLVATLYAVTPLAPAAEVADVLHQALAGSGLLYGVSVLPEEAGAWLRLLGGDSPTVTAALHRAWDAARRLLIGAPAPAMRKS from the coding sequence GTGAGCACTCGGCTGACACCCGCACACTACGAGCCGACCCGGGTGCCCGCCGAGGTGCGGCGGCACGCGGGCCGACCCGAGGCGCTGGGCGTGGGCGCGCCCGGCAAGGTCGGCCTGCTGGAGCTCGGCTTCGAACAGCGCGGTGGACGGACCGAGTTGGTCGACCACTACCAGAAGTCGCCGCTGCAGATCATGCGGCCGCTGTACTTCGATCCCGCCCGCCCGGACCTGGCCATCACCTATCTGATGTCCACCGGCGGCGGTATCGTCCAGGCCGACCGGCTGCGCCTGGACCTGCGCTGCGGCGCCGGCACCGCCGTCCACCTCAGCACCCAGGCGGCCACCAGGATCCACACGATGACCACCGACTACGCCACCCAGCAGGTCTTCCTGACCGCCGGGCCGGACTCGTACGTCGAGTACCTGCCCGAGCCGACCATCCCGTACCGCGACTCGCGGTTCTACCAACGCACCGTGATCACCGCCGACCCCTCGGCCACGGTGCTGGCCTGGGAGACCGTACTGGCGGGCCGGTTGGCGCGCGGCGAGCGCAATGCCTACCAGGTGTTCGCCGCCGACCTGGAGTGGCGCAGGCCCGACGGACGGCTCTTCGCGCTGGACACCGTGCGACTGGAGCCGGGCGGTGGCGCTTCGGGGCGCGGTGCGGCGGGGCGCGGTGCGGCGGCGGCAGGTGCTTCGGGGGTCAGCGGCCCCGCGGTGCTGGGCGGGCATGACCTGGTCGCCACGCTCTACGCCGTCACCCCGCTGGCGCCCGCCGCCGAAGTCGCCGACGTGCTGCACCAAGCACTGGCCGGCAGCGGCCTGTTGTACGGGGTCAGCGTGCTGCCCGAGGAGGCCGGGGCCTGGCTCCGACTGCTGGGCGGCGACTCCCCCACCGTCACCGCGGCCCTGCACCGCGCCTGGGATGCCGCGCGCCGGCTCCTGATCGGCGCTCCGGCCCCGGCGATGCGCAAGTCCTGA
- a CDS encoding ammonium transporter — protein sequence MPTTLDTGNTAWLMASTAMVLLMTPGLAFFYGGMVKTKHVLVMLKMSFVCLALVTLLWLAIGYSLAFGKDVGGLGLIGSPAHWMMHDVGLDSRTGSIPTVIFSCFQMAFAIITVALISGSIAGRATMRGWLWFVVAWTLFVYVPMAHWVFAPDGWITRHLGALDFAGGLPVEINSGAAGLAVAIVVRKRKDFEREPIRPHNLPLVVIGLALLWFGWFGFNAGSALQDVHNAPMAFLNTQLAACGAMVGWPLIEKWRLGHVEMLGVASAAVAGMVAITPACGEVSPVGALVIGFVAGVVCAFAINLKYKMRYDDTLDVVGVHGWGGIVGTLAIGLFATSQMSGKKGLFYGGGLDLLWRQAVAVLACAAFSFGVTWLIAQVVEKTVGFRAAEEYEHVPGAEEEQAYDDETIAEIRQRLLTARVPVAVGAEGSPVAAREADAALLAELREVLTRREQEK from the coding sequence ATGCCTACCACACTCGACACGGGCAACACCGCCTGGCTGATGGCGAGTACCGCGATGGTACTGCTGATGACGCCCGGCCTCGCCTTCTTCTACGGCGGCATGGTCAAGACCAAGCACGTCCTGGTCATGCTCAAGATGAGCTTCGTCTGCCTGGCCCTGGTCACCCTGCTCTGGCTGGCGATCGGCTACAGCCTTGCCTTCGGCAAGGACGTCGGCGGCCTGGGCCTGATCGGCTCGCCCGCCCACTGGATGATGCACGACGTCGGCTTGGACAGCCGCACCGGCTCCATCCCCACCGTGATCTTCTCCTGTTTCCAGATGGCCTTCGCCATCATCACCGTGGCACTGATCAGCGGCTCGATCGCCGGACGCGCCACCATGCGCGGCTGGCTCTGGTTCGTCGTCGCCTGGACGCTCTTCGTCTACGTGCCCATGGCGCACTGGGTGTTCGCACCCGACGGCTGGATCACCCGGCACCTGGGCGCGCTCGACTTCGCCGGCGGCCTGCCGGTGGAGATCAACTCCGGTGCGGCCGGACTGGCGGTGGCGATCGTGGTCCGCAAGCGCAAGGACTTCGAGCGCGAGCCGATCCGCCCGCACAACCTGCCGCTGGTGGTGATCGGCCTCGCGCTGCTCTGGTTCGGCTGGTTCGGCTTCAACGCCGGCTCCGCGCTGCAGGACGTGCACAACGCGCCGATGGCCTTCCTCAACACCCAACTGGCCGCCTGTGGCGCGATGGTGGGCTGGCCGCTGATCGAGAAGTGGCGCCTCGGGCACGTCGAGATGCTCGGCGTCGCCTCGGCGGCGGTGGCCGGCATGGTCGCCATCACCCCGGCCTGCGGCGAGGTCTCGCCGGTCGGCGCGCTGGTGATCGGCTTCGTGGCCGGTGTGGTCTGCGCCTTCGCCATCAACCTCAAGTACAAGATGCGCTACGACGACACGCTCGACGTGGTGGGCGTGCACGGCTGGGGCGGCATCGTCGGCACCCTGGCCATCGGCCTGTTCGCCACCTCCCAGATGAGCGGCAAGAAGGGCCTGTTCTACGGCGGCGGCCTCGACCTGCTGTGGCGGCAGGCGGTGGCCGTGCTGGCCTGCGCGGCCTTCTCGTTCGGCGTCACCTGGCTGATCGCCCAGGTCGTGGAGAAGACCGTGGGCTTCCGGGCCGCCGAGGAGTACGAGCACGTGCCGGGCGCGGAGGAGGAGCAGGCCTATGACGACGAGACGATCGCCGAGATCCGCCAGCGCCTGCTCACCGCCCGGGTGCCCGTCGCGGTCGGCGCCGAGGGCTCGCCGGTGGCCGCGCGCGAGGCGGATGCCGCGCTGCTGGCCGAACTGCGGGAGGTCCTGACACGACGGGAGCAGGAGAAGTGA